A window from Streptomyces sp. NBC_00335 encodes these proteins:
- the npdG gene encoding NADPH-dependent F420 reductase, translated as MTSTDSTQQPAKAPAKAPAKDPWDLPDVSGLVVGVLGGTGDQGRGLAYRLARAGQKVIIGSRAADRAQTAADELGLGVEGADNAECARRSDIVIIAVPWEGHAKTLESLREELAGKLVVDCVNPLGFDKQGAYALQVEEGSAAQQAAALLPDSRVTAAFHHLSAVLLQDESIDEIDTDVMVLGEVRADTDIVQALAGRIPGMRGVFAGRLRNAHQVESLVANLISTNRRYKAHAGLRITDV; from the coding sequence ATGACCTCCACAGACAGCACGCAGCAGCCCGCGAAGGCCCCGGCCAAGGCCCCCGCCAAGGACCCGTGGGACCTTCCCGACGTCTCCGGCCTCGTCGTCGGCGTCCTCGGCGGCACCGGCGACCAGGGCCGTGGCCTCGCCTACCGGCTCGCCCGCGCCGGCCAGAAGGTGATCATCGGCTCCCGCGCCGCCGACCGCGCGCAGACCGCCGCCGACGAGCTCGGCCTCGGCGTGGAGGGCGCGGACAACGCCGAGTGCGCGCGCCGCAGCGACATCGTGATCATCGCGGTGCCGTGGGAGGGCCACGCCAAGACCCTGGAATCGCTGCGAGAGGAGCTCGCCGGCAAGCTCGTGGTCGACTGCGTCAACCCGCTCGGCTTCGACAAGCAGGGCGCGTACGCCCTCCAGGTCGAAGAGGGCAGCGCGGCCCAGCAGGCCGCCGCCCTCCTCCCGGACTCCCGCGTCACCGCCGCCTTCCACCACCTCTCGGCGGTGCTCCTCCAGGACGAGTCGATCGACGAGATCGACACCGACGTGATGGTCCTCGGCGAGGTCCGCGCGGACACGGACATCGTCCAGGCCCTCGCCGGCCGCATCCCCGGCATGCGAGGCGTCTTCGCGGGCCGCCTGCGCAACGCCCACCAGGTCGAATCCCTGGTGGCCAACCTCATCTCCACCAACCGCCGCTACAAGGCCCACGCGGGCCTGCGCATCACGGACGTCTGA
- a CDS encoding TerD family protein codes for MQEIPKGANVSLTALSEDAGAVVVSLGWSSASGAGDADVSVLLLDENGKVRDENDFYFYNNPAAADGSVQLLGKVPTDNGDEDRISVDLTAVPEGVARIVVAASRYAGARFGDLDDLRMTVADRSGEPLVGYSIDDAGVETAFIFGELYRRGEEWKFRAVGQGYETGLAGLATDFGIPVLEESEGPEEAEEAEEAKLGGEREPEELADPAQAAQGLGTADAAAAFPAAPPVPEPAAEPVDGTRPQPEPDGAAAPVAVPAQTRGRGPRTTRKKVTLPKVAKKSLAENDSWSPARLFPVPSLKSDREREVRATSVLLSVMAQVPEFGRRLTAGFGAPAGRMQTFTEVSLPHGDTPRRPDGVIRVERAGKLWTALVETKTNGNPLKAEQVQAYMDIAARRGYEAVITLSNDVALEGRPMVEVKVDGRRKHKVSLWHLSWAEVAHQAQMLIRHEGVGNAAHAWLLQELLEYLRHEQSGCHGFQNMGAAWVPVRKGIEDETLGHGDARTVEVVESWERLIRQVCLRLGGELGQKALPVQRARRGSDPQARRVAAADRLCADGKLFAELRVDGTTSVIAVSADLRTSKVRTTVDVPAPEGAYPLVMVKRLLKLLAEAPADLHVESLLDAGPGAGAGPGSGPRGTLERLRPEPGDLLPAEGSTVVGFRLSLLKGMGSTRGNTESGFIRSVDDAVERFYHGVVAHLGPIEPRGGRRG; via the coding sequence ATGCAGGAGATCCCGAAGGGCGCGAACGTCAGCCTGACCGCCCTCAGCGAGGACGCCGGGGCCGTCGTCGTGAGCTTGGGCTGGAGCAGCGCTTCGGGGGCGGGCGACGCCGACGTCTCGGTGCTGCTGCTGGACGAGAACGGCAAGGTCCGCGACGAGAACGACTTCTACTTCTACAACAACCCGGCGGCCGCCGACGGAAGCGTGCAGCTGCTGGGCAAGGTGCCGACCGACAACGGCGACGAGGACCGCATCAGCGTGGACCTGACGGCTGTACCGGAGGGTGTCGCGCGGATCGTCGTGGCGGCCAGCCGGTACGCAGGCGCACGCTTCGGAGACCTCGACGACCTGAGGATGACGGTCGCGGACCGCTCCGGGGAACCGCTGGTCGGCTACTCCATCGACGACGCGGGCGTGGAGACCGCCTTCATCTTCGGCGAGCTGTACCGGCGGGGCGAGGAGTGGAAGTTCCGCGCGGTCGGCCAGGGGTACGAAACCGGCCTGGCGGGGCTGGCCACGGACTTCGGCATCCCGGTGCTGGAGGAATCCGAGGGACCCGAGGAGGCCGAAGAGGCCGAAGAGGCCAAGCTCGGTGGTGAGCGGGAGCCGGAGGAGCTCGCTGACCCGGCGCAGGCCGCGCAGGGCCTCGGAACGGCCGATGCGGCGGCGGCCTTCCCGGCCGCCCCACCCGTCCCCGAACCCGCCGCCGAGCCCGTCGACGGGACCAGGCCCCAGCCCGAGCCCGACGGGGCGGCCGCTCCCGTCGCCGTACCGGCACAGACCCGCGGCCGGGGTCCCCGTACGACCAGGAAGAAGGTCACCCTGCCCAAGGTGGCCAAGAAGTCCCTGGCCGAGAACGACTCGTGGAGCCCGGCCCGCCTGTTCCCCGTCCCCTCCCTGAAGAGCGACAGGGAGCGGGAGGTGCGCGCCACCTCGGTGCTGCTGTCGGTCATGGCGCAGGTGCCGGAGTTCGGCCGCCGCCTCACCGCCGGGTTCGGCGCGCCCGCCGGCCGGATGCAGACCTTCACGGAGGTCTCCCTCCCCCACGGGGACACGCCCCGGCGCCCGGACGGGGTGATCCGGGTGGAGCGCGCGGGCAAGCTGTGGACGGCGCTCGTGGAGACGAAGACGAACGGCAACCCGCTCAAGGCGGAGCAGGTCCAGGCGTACATGGACATTGCCGCGCGCCGCGGCTACGAGGCCGTGATCACCCTCTCCAACGACGTGGCCCTGGAGGGCCGCCCGATGGTGGAGGTGAAGGTGGACGGCCGGCGCAAGCACAAGGTCAGCCTCTGGCACCTGTCCTGGGCCGAGGTCGCCCACCAGGCGCAGATGCTGATCCGCCACGAGGGCGTGGGCAACGCCGCACACGCCTGGCTCCTCCAGGAACTCCTGGAGTACCTGCGGCACGAGCAGTCGGGCTGCCACGGGTTCCAGAACATGGGCGCGGCCTGGGTGCCCGTACGCAAGGGCATCGAGGACGAAACCCTCGGCCACGGGGACGCCCGGACCGTGGAGGTGGTGGAGAGCTGGGAGCGGCTGATCCGTCAGGTCTGCCTGCGTCTCGGCGGGGAGCTCGGGCAGAAGGCGCTGCCGGTGCAGCGGGCCCGGCGGGGCAGCGATCCGCAGGCCCGGCGGGTCGCGGCGGCGGACCGGCTGTGTGCGGACGGGAAGCTCTTCGCCGAGCTGCGCGTCGACGGGACCACCAGTGTCATCGCGGTGAGCGCCGACCTCAGGACCTCCAAGGTGCGCACCACCGTCGACGTGCCGGCCCCGGAGGGCGCGTACCCGCTGGTCATGGTGAAACGGCTGCTGAAGCTGCTCGCCGAGGCTCCGGCGGACCTGCACGTGGAGAGCCTCCTCGATGCCGGGCCGGGCGCCGGGGCGGGTCCGGGGAGCGGGCCGCGCGGCACGCTGGAGCGGCTGCGGCCCGAGCCGGGCGATCTGCTGCCCGCGGAGGGCTCGACCGTCGTCGGTTTCCGGCTGTCGCTGCTCAAGGGAATGGGGAGCACGCGGGGGAACACGGAGTCCGGGTTCATCCGCAGCGTGGACGATGCCGTGGAGCGCTTCTACCACGGCGTCGTGGCGCACCTGGGGCCGATCGAGCCGCGCGGCGGCCGCCGCGGCTGA
- a CDS encoding quinone oxidoreductase family protein — protein MRAIQVYEVGGPEVLREVKVDQPRPGPGEAVVEVAASGVNFLDVYHREGRYSLPLPFTPGSEGAGTVVEVGPGVADVAVGDRVGWVEIPGTYAERAVVDSSRLVPLPDDIGFETAAAVLLQGMTAHYLVKDAYPVQGGDTVLVHAAAGGMGLLLTQLITHLGGRVIGTTSTTAKAELAKRAGAAEVILSSAVDDLAAEVRRLNGGQGLPVVFDGVGAHTFDASLASLRTRGHLVLFGAASGAVPPFDPIRLAHGGSLTLIRPSLGDFIADRSELLRRAADVFEWVRSKALEVTVTGRYALSEAAQAHSDLEARRTTGKLLVVLDAAAMGRREETQS, from the coding sequence ATGCGAGCGATTCAGGTGTACGAAGTGGGCGGTCCCGAGGTGCTGCGGGAGGTCAAGGTGGACCAGCCGCGGCCGGGTCCGGGCGAGGCGGTCGTGGAGGTCGCCGCATCCGGGGTCAACTTCCTCGACGTCTACCACCGCGAAGGCCGGTACAGCCTCCCGCTGCCCTTCACCCCGGGCTCTGAGGGCGCCGGCACGGTCGTCGAAGTCGGACCCGGCGTCGCCGACGTCGCAGTCGGGGACCGGGTCGGTTGGGTGGAGATTCCCGGCACGTATGCCGAGCGGGCCGTCGTGGACTCCTCCCGGCTGGTGCCGCTGCCCGACGACATCGGCTTCGAGACAGCCGCCGCCGTGCTCCTCCAAGGCATGACCGCGCACTATCTCGTCAAGGACGCCTATCCGGTTCAGGGGGGCGACACGGTGCTCGTGCATGCGGCTGCCGGTGGCATGGGGCTGCTTTTGACCCAGCTCATCACCCATCTCGGCGGCAGGGTGATCGGCACGACGTCGACCACGGCTAAGGCCGAGCTGGCGAAGCGTGCCGGGGCCGCCGAGGTGATCCTTTCCTCCGCAGTCGACGATCTCGCAGCCGAGGTGAGGCGGCTCAACGGCGGTCAGGGACTGCCGGTCGTCTTCGACGGCGTCGGCGCGCACACCTTCGATGCGAGCCTCGCCAGCCTGCGAACCCGCGGCCATCTCGTGCTCTTCGGCGCGGCAAGCGGTGCCGTGCCGCCGTTTGATCCGATTCGGCTCGCCCACGGCGGTTCGCTGACCCTGATCCGGCCCAGCCTCGGGGACTTCATCGCCGATCGGTCCGAACTGCTCCGACGGGCCGCCGATGTGTTCGAGTGGGTGCGCTCCAAGGCGCTTGAGGTCACCGTGACGGGCCGCTACGCCTTGTCCGAGGCTGCCCAGGCCCACAGCGATCTGGAGGCGCGGCGTACCACCGGCAAGCTGCTCGTCGTACTCGATGCGGCCGCTATGGGACGCCGCGAGGAGACGCAGAGCTGA
- a CDS encoding site-2 protease family protein: MGPQGSPNRSHHHRTHDRGDRQISPVFLGIFAVMAVTGWAVWTGYSTSTGLAVFLFVTAAWIVSLCLHEYAHARTALHSGDLSVGAKGYLTLNPLKYTHALLSIILPVLFVIMGGVGLPGGAVYIERDRIEGRWRHSLISAAGPLTNVAFAAVCTAPFWLNALDGVPTAFRFALGFLALLQVSAAILNFLPVPGLDGYGIIEPWLSHKVRREVAPLAPFGLLAVFALLWIPEINAYFFDAVYGVLSALGVGELESYCGRDLYQFWQDTNGLCQAP; this comes from the coding sequence ATGGGTCCCCAGGGCAGTCCGAACCGCAGCCACCACCACCGCACTCACGATCGCGGCGACCGGCAGATCAGTCCCGTGTTCCTCGGCATCTTCGCCGTGATGGCGGTGACGGGGTGGGCCGTGTGGACGGGGTACTCGACCAGCACCGGGCTGGCCGTCTTCCTCTTCGTCACCGCGGCGTGGATCGTCTCCCTGTGCCTGCACGAGTACGCGCACGCCCGTACCGCCCTGCACAGCGGCGACCTCAGCGTCGGCGCGAAGGGCTACCTGACGCTGAACCCCCTCAAGTACACGCACGCGCTGCTCAGCATCATCCTGCCGGTGCTCTTCGTGATCATGGGCGGAGTGGGCCTGCCCGGCGGCGCGGTGTACATCGAGCGCGACCGCATCGAGGGCCGCTGGCGGCACAGCCTCATCTCGGCGGCGGGTCCGCTGACGAACGTCGCCTTCGCGGCCGTCTGCACGGCCCCGTTCTGGCTGAACGCCCTGGACGGGGTCCCGACGGCGTTCCGCTTCGCGCTCGGCTTCCTGGCGCTGCTCCAGGTCTCGGCGGCGATCCTGAACTTCCTGCCGGTCCCGGGCCTGGACGGCTACGGCATCATCGAGCCCTGGCTCTCCCACAAGGTCCGCCGCGAGGTGGCACCGCTGGCACCGTTCGGCCTGCTGGCCGTCTTCGCGCTGCTGTGGATCCCGGAGATCAACGCGTACTTCTTCGACGCGGTGTACGGCGTCCTGTCGGCCCTGGGCGTCGGCGAGCTGGAGTCCTACTGCGGCCGCGACCTCTACCAGTTCTGGCAGGACACCAACGGCCTCTGCCAGGCGCCCTAG
- a CDS encoding PhzF family phenazine biosynthesis protein: MNDLDVLKVFCAGDGSHGNTLGVVRDGRSCPDDASRQALAAELGYSETVFVDDPERGIVDIRTPGTRMSFAGHPLVGVAWLLDIEELQPPAGAVWARDDGEFTWITARPEWVEGKRTEQYADAAEVDALPSPPPGEGWLYAWAWEDEAAGRIRARGFPRRPDGVIAEDEATGSAAIVLTAELNRALNITQGRGSQILTAPAPDGTVEIGGRVRFARSGLAGA; this comes from the coding sequence GTGAACGATCTGGACGTGCTCAAGGTCTTCTGCGCGGGTGACGGCAGCCACGGCAACACGCTGGGCGTCGTACGCGACGGCCGGTCCTGCCCCGACGATGCCTCCCGGCAGGCGCTGGCCGCCGAACTGGGCTACAGCGAGACGGTGTTCGTCGACGATCCCGAGCGCGGGATCGTCGACATCCGCACCCCCGGCACCCGGATGTCCTTCGCCGGGCACCCGTTGGTCGGAGTCGCGTGGCTGCTCGACATCGAGGAGCTCCAGCCCCCGGCGGGAGCCGTATGGGCGCGCGACGACGGGGAGTTCACCTGGATCACCGCCCGCCCCGAGTGGGTCGAGGGCAAGCGCACCGAGCAGTACGCGGACGCCGCCGAGGTGGACGCGCTGCCCAGCCCGCCGCCGGGCGAGGGCTGGCTGTACGCCTGGGCCTGGGAGGACGAGGCCGCGGGCAGGATCCGGGCCCGCGGCTTCCCGCGCCGCCCCGACGGCGTGATCGCGGAGGACGAGGCCACCGGCTCGGCGGCGATCGTGCTGACGGCCGAACTGAACCGCGCCCTGAACATCACCCAGGGCAGGGGCTCCCAGATCCTCACGGCCCCGGCCCCGGACGGCACCGTGGAGATCGGCGGCCGCGTCCGCTTCGCGAGATCCGGCCTCGCCGGCGCTTGA
- a CDS encoding HtaA domain-containing protein: MSAGSIRASAVALLATLAALGAVLLPATAAQAAGRTVDGGRLDWGIKSSFQSYVTGPVAKGGFKLKNGAATAGGSLFRFHSASGSYDPDSGSLQASFSGGVSFQGHQKADGTYELDMSVSRPTVKISGGSGTLYVDVSSKAKEGGAVTTAAQVPFAKLGLGGVNMKGGGSPVALANIPATLTEQGAKAFAGYYAAGAQLDPVSLSVDVKAVAPAAEQPASSSPSSSPAEGAASQSPQAAGQFADAAVDWGVRRTFREYVSGSIGQGKWELAEGAQDGGALFRFPQGKGAYDGAKGTLDAAFAGSVHFTGAHLDLKLAKITAKVENGKGVLSADVTTGADTKTAVPLVEFDAKALKTEGGLATLTEAPATLTEGGAQAFNSMYKAGTEMDPVSLAVALDATAKLPALPNLGSTATPAAPPAPAPAAAVAAKESSNTGLYAALAVAVLVLAGGAAFLVLRSRRKEPMPTATPGIETTSPDSPASPASSDSGDSADPSDSSGTDGAAPRG, encoded by the coding sequence ATGTCCGCTGGATCCATCCGTGCGTCCGCCGTCGCCCTGCTGGCGACCCTGGCGGCTCTGGGAGCCGTCCTGCTCCCGGCGACCGCCGCCCAGGCCGCGGGCCGCACCGTGGACGGGGGCCGGCTCGACTGGGGCATCAAATCCTCCTTCCAGAGTTACGTCACCGGGCCGGTGGCGAAAGGTGGGTTCAAGCTGAAGAACGGAGCCGCCACGGCCGGCGGCAGCCTGTTCCGCTTCCACTCCGCCAGCGGCTCCTACGACCCGGACAGCGGCTCCCTGCAGGCCTCCTTCAGCGGCGGCGTCTCCTTCCAGGGCCACCAGAAGGCGGACGGCACGTACGAGCTGGACATGAGCGTCAGCCGCCCCACCGTCAAGATCAGCGGTGGCAGCGGCACCCTCTACGTGGACGTCTCCAGCAAGGCCAAGGAGGGCGGAGCGGTCACCACCGCCGCCCAAGTGCCCTTCGCCAAGCTGGGCCTGGGCGGGGTGAACATGAAGGGCGGCGGCAGCCCCGTCGCCCTCGCCAACATCCCGGCCACCCTCACCGAGCAGGGTGCCAAGGCCTTCGCCGGCTACTACGCGGCCGGCGCGCAGCTCGACCCGGTCTCGCTGTCCGTGGACGTCAAGGCCGTGGCTCCGGCTGCCGAGCAGCCCGCCTCTTCCTCGCCCTCGTCCTCGCCGGCTGAGGGGGCCGCTTCCCAGTCCCCGCAGGCCGCCGGGCAGTTCGCCGACGCCGCCGTGGACTGGGGGGTGCGGCGCACCTTCCGCGAGTACGTCTCCGGCTCCATCGGCCAGGGCAAGTGGGAGCTGGCCGAAGGCGCCCAGGACGGCGGCGCGCTGTTCCGCTTCCCGCAGGGCAAGGGCGCGTACGACGGCGCGAAGGGCACCCTCGACGCCGCCTTCGCCGGGTCCGTGCACTTCACCGGGGCCCACCTCGACCTGAAGCTCGCGAAGATCACGGCCAAGGTGGAGAACGGCAAGGGCGTGCTGTCCGCCGACGTCACCACCGGCGCGGACACCAAGACCGCGGTCCCGCTCGTGGAGTTCGACGCCAAGGCCCTCAAGACCGAAGGCGGCCTCGCCACCCTCACCGAAGCCCCCGCCACCCTGACCGAGGGCGGAGCCCAGGCCTTCAACTCCATGTACAAGGCCGGCACCGAGATGGACCCCGTCTCCCTCGCGGTCGCCCTCGACGCCACCGCGAAGCTCCCGGCCCTCCCGAACCTCGGCTCGACGGCCACCCCGGCGGCCCCGCCGGCCCCTGCTCCGGCGGCGGCCGTCGCCGCGAAGGAATCCTCGAACACCGGCCTGTACGCCGCCCTTGCGGTGGCCGTGCTCGTCCTCGCGGGCGGAGCGGCCTTCCTGGTCCTCCGCAGCCGCCGCAAGGAGCCGATGCCGACGGCGACGCCGGGCATCGAGACCACGAGCCCCGACTCTCCGGCCTCTCCCGCGTCTTCCGACTCCGGCGACTCCGCCGACCCTTCCGACTCCTCCGGGACCGACGGGGCCGCTCCGCGCGGCTGA
- a CDS encoding HtaA domain-containing protein: MSSISRPLALAAAVATAAAIGATAFVLPATAAGGAPAVSAAQGAPATIPVVGGTLDWGVLESYRTYVTTIAQGEITVADGAKKTGKGFTFGSATGQYDPATHLVTAAFKGSVTFKSAAHRFEVKLANPRIDTGTKTLVIDVTRDGVLTKDVGFAKVAFTGPSMANLSTTLTADAAKLLGSDGYKDKAGDPLTAVLEFPPPPKPSPSPSASASASASASASASASPSQSASPSASVPASPSPSKPASPSASTSSPAAEGPRQILDGKLAWGVKESFRKYVQSAGGTVTPAGGAVANGDSFAFAGGKGALDTKARKLTATFAGNLRFQYAAHGIDMTFGNVRITTEGAKGTLVLDVKTAAGVKANVPFATLDLSNAEYKTKDGVLTLNAVRTALTAEGSATFANDTTGSMYPTGTRADDVNLTVSVDKGAVLPTPPAGTGGTGTTGGTGTTGGGGTVGGNLAATGAEIPADALLGSSALIVAAGAGAVYVARRRRTAQN, from the coding sequence ATGTCTTCGATCAGCCGTCCGCTCGCCCTCGCGGCCGCCGTGGCCACCGCCGCGGCGATCGGCGCCACCGCGTTCGTCCTGCCCGCCACCGCGGCGGGCGGCGCACCGGCCGTCTCCGCGGCGCAGGGCGCCCCCGCGACGATCCCGGTCGTCGGCGGCACCCTCGACTGGGGTGTCCTGGAGAGCTACCGCACCTACGTCACCACCATCGCCCAGGGCGAGATCACCGTCGCGGACGGCGCGAAGAAGACCGGCAAGGGCTTCACCTTCGGCTCGGCCACCGGTCAGTACGACCCGGCCACCCACCTCGTGACCGCCGCCTTCAAGGGCAGCGTCACCTTCAAGTCGGCCGCGCACCGCTTCGAGGTGAAGCTCGCGAACCCGCGCATCGACACCGGCACGAAGACGCTGGTCATCGACGTCACCCGGGACGGCGTCCTGACGAAGGACGTCGGCTTCGCCAAGGTCGCCTTCACCGGGCCGTCCATGGCCAACCTGTCCACCACCCTGACCGCGGACGCCGCGAAGCTCCTCGGGTCGGACGGCTACAAGGACAAGGCGGGCGACCCGCTGACGGCCGTACTGGAGTTCCCGCCGCCGCCCAAGCCCAGCCCCTCCCCGTCCGCCTCGGCCTCCGCCTCCGCCTCCGCCTCCGCCTCCGCCTCCGCCTCGCCCTCGCAGAGCGCGTCCCCGTCGGCGTCCGTCCCGGCGTCCCCCTCGCCGTCGAAGCCGGCCTCCCCCTCCGCCTCCACCAGCTCCCCGGCCGCCGAGGGCCCCCGGCAGATCCTCGACGGCAAGCTGGCCTGGGGCGTCAAGGAGTCCTTCCGCAAGTACGTCCAGAGCGCGGGCGGCACCGTCACCCCCGCCGGCGGCGCGGTCGCCAACGGCGACAGCTTCGCCTTCGCCGGCGGCAAGGGCGCCCTCGACACCAAGGCGCGGAAGCTGACCGCCACCTTCGCGGGCAACCTGCGCTTCCAGTACGCGGCCCACGGCATCGACATGACCTTCGGCAACGTCCGCATCACCACCGAGGGCGCCAAGGGCACCCTGGTCCTGGACGTGAAGACGGCCGCCGGGGTCAAGGCGAACGTCCCCTTCGCCACGCTCGACCTCTCGAACGCCGAGTACAAGACCAAGGACGGCGTGCTCACCCTGAACGCGGTGCGCACCGCGCTCACGGCGGAGGGCTCCGCCACCTTCGCCAACGACACCACCGGCTCCATGTACCCGACGGGCACCCGGGCGGACGACGTCAACCTGACCGTCTCCGTGGACAAGGGCGCGGTCCTGCCCACGCCCCCGGCCGGTACCGGTGGTACCGGCACCACGGGCGGCACCGGCACCACCGGAGGCGGCGGCACCGTCGGTGGCAACCTCGCCGCCACCGGCGCCGAGATCCCGGCCGACGCGCTGCTCGGCTCCTCCGCGCTCATCGTCGCCGCGGGCGCGGGTGCGGTCTACGTGGCACGCAGGCGGCGTACGGCCCAGAACTGA
- a CDS encoding biliverdin-producing heme oxygenase: MDAFSTVIRVASHEQHTEAETSTFMSDLLGGRLGVDAYTRYTEQLWFVYKALEDAAEALRDDAVAGPFIQPELMRLAEIERDLAHLRGPEWRETLVALPATEAYAARVAECAESWPGGYVAHHYTRYLGDLSGGQIIRDKAERTWGFERKGDGVRFYVFADISNPAAFKRTYRELLDTIAADDLEKQRIIDECKRAFDYNGAVFRELGRQFPLSA; the protein is encoded by the coding sequence TTGGACGCCTTCTCCACCGTCATCCGTGTCGCCTCGCACGAGCAGCACACCGAGGCAGAGACCTCGACGTTCATGAGCGACCTGCTCGGCGGCCGGCTCGGGGTGGACGCGTACACGCGCTACACCGAGCAGCTGTGGTTCGTCTACAAGGCCCTGGAGGACGCCGCCGAGGCCCTCAGGGACGACGCGGTGGCCGGCCCGTTCATCCAGCCCGAGCTGATGCGCCTCGCCGAGATCGAGCGGGACCTGGCCCACCTGCGGGGTCCCGAATGGCGCGAGACCCTGGTCGCGCTGCCCGCCACCGAGGCCTATGCGGCCCGCGTGGCCGAGTGCGCCGAATCCTGGCCGGGCGGGTACGTGGCCCACCACTACACGCGCTACCTGGGCGACCTCTCCGGCGGCCAGATCATCCGCGACAAGGCCGAGCGGACCTGGGGCTTCGAGCGCAAGGGCGACGGCGTCCGCTTCTACGTCTTCGCGGACATCTCCAACCCGGCCGCCTTCAAGCGGACCTACCGCGAGCTGCTGGACACGATCGCCGCGGACGACCTGGAGAAGCAGCGCATCATCGACGAGTGCAAGCGCGCCTTCGACTACAACGGCGCGGTCTTCCGCGAGCTGGGCCGGCAGTTCCCGCTGAGCGCGTGA
- the map gene encoding type I methionyl aminopeptidase, whose amino-acid sequence MSGQSLLVPGELTPVRSVPGNIRRPEYVGKPAPTPYTGPEVQTPETIEAMRIAGRIAAQAMEEAAKLIAPGVTTDELDRVAHEFMCDHGAYPSTLGYRGFPKSLCSSLNEVICHGIPDSTVLRDGDIVNLDVTAYIGGVHGDNNATYLCGDVDEESRLLVERTRESLNRAIKAVRPGRQINIIGRVIESYAKRFGYGVVRDFTGHGINSSFHSGLIVPHYDSPHATTVIEPGMTFTIEPMLTLGTHEYDMWEDGWTVVTKDRKRTAQFEHTLVVTDTGAEILTLP is encoded by the coding sequence ATGTCTGGCCAGTCGCTGCTCGTACCAGGCGAGCTCACTCCCGTCCGTTCCGTTCCCGGAAACATCCGCCGGCCCGAGTACGTGGGCAAGCCCGCGCCCACTCCGTACACCGGACCGGAGGTGCAGACGCCCGAGACCATCGAGGCCATGCGCATCGCCGGCCGGATCGCCGCCCAGGCGATGGAAGAGGCCGCCAAGCTGATCGCACCGGGGGTGACCACCGACGAGCTGGACCGGGTCGCCCACGAGTTCATGTGCGATCACGGTGCCTACCCCTCGACGCTGGGCTACCGCGGTTTCCCCAAGTCCCTGTGTTCCTCGCTCAACGAGGTCATCTGCCACGGGATCCCCGACTCGACCGTCCTGCGGGACGGCGACATCGTCAACCTCGACGTGACCGCTTACATCGGCGGGGTGCACGGCGACAACAACGCCACGTACCTCTGCGGGGACGTGGACGAGGAGTCGCGGCTGCTCGTCGAGCGCACCCGCGAGTCCCTGAACCGGGCCATCAAGGCCGTCAGGCCGGGCCGGCAGATCAACATCATCGGCCGGGTCATCGAGTCGTACGCGAAGCGCTTCGGCTACGGCGTCGTCCGGGACTTCACCGGTCACGGGATCAACTCGTCCTTCCACTCCGGCCTGATCGTCCCGCACTACGACAGCCCGCACGCCACCACCGTCATCGAGCCCGGGATGACCTTCACCATCGAGCCGATGCTGACCCTGGGCACCCACGAGTACGACATGTGGGAGGACGGCTGGACCGTGGTCACGAAGGACCGCAAGCGGACCGCGCAGTTCGAGCACACACTGGTGGTCACGGACACCGGGGCGGAGATCCTGACGCTCCCCTGA